gttctatcatcacggatagtacgaggcgtaccgatcaagattaaggacatagaactagaaggagacctgatagaactggtgatcaaggacttcaacgtaatattaggcatggattggctagcacggcatggcgcaaccatcgactgaaAAAGCAAGAAGGTgatattcgagactcctgacggccagagactatgcttcatgggacaaacttcaggattgcgcaccccgttagtatcatctctcaaagctcaaagaatgatggagaaaggatgtcaagcgctcttagccagcatcacgaatgtggaaagggagacaccacttaaggttggagatgtcagtgtcatacaagaatttccagaggtatttcccgatgacttgccaggattgccgccaactcgggaaatagacttcacgatagaattagtaccaggcaccgagcctatctctaaggcaccataccggatggcacctacggaactcaaggagttaaagacgcaactacaagaactcctagacttgggttttattaggccaagccattcaccatggggagctctggTACTATTCGTggagaagaaggacggaagtatgcggatgtgcatagactatcgtgagctgaacaaagtaacgattaagaacaagtacccgttacctcggattgacgatttgtttgatcaactctgaggcgcgactgtattttcaaagatcgatttacggtccgggtatcatcagctcaaggtaaagggagaagatattcctaagacatcctttaggactcgttatggacattatgagttcttggttatgtcctttggtcttactaatgcaccagccgcgtttatggacttaatgaatagggtcttcaaggagtacctagataaattcgttgttgtgttcatcgacgacattttaatatactccaaggatgaagtagagcatgaGGAGCATtcgaggatgattttgacgcgattgaaggagcatcaactctacataaaattcaagaaatgcaaattttggctttcgcaagtggcattcctcgggcacattatatcgaaagacggagttgcagtagacccatcaaaggtggaggccgtgaaggattggcccagaccaaagaatgcatctgaagtaagaagctttctagggttagcaggttattataggaagtttgtagagggcttttcaaagatagccactctactcaccaacctaactcagaaacaaaaaaatttaactggaatgataagtgtgaagaaagcttccagttgctcaaggataagctttgctcagcaccagtactcagtgtactgacacccaacgataagttcgtagtctactgcaatGCATCAAAGcgaggattgggatgcgtgctgatgcaaaatgacaaggtgatagcctacgcctcacaacaattgaaggagtatgagcagcgctatccaactcacgatatggagttggcagcggtggtctttgcgttaaaaatctggcgccattatctttacggagaacggtgcgagatttatacggaccacaagagtttaaagtacttctttacgcagaaggagctcaacatgaggcagtgcaggtggttggagttagtaaaggattacgactgcaaaatcctataccacccaggaaaggtgaACGTAGTTGCcaatgcgcttagtaggaaaagttatggaaatttagcagctttatccggaatagaaaagccgctacagcaggagcttatcagtgccagaataTAAGTAGTTGtaggtaagctggctaacttgtctatccaatcgaatctgctagaggacatacggattggacagagacatgatgacacactaacaacacatatggatgcagtcagagaaagcaaggctacagatttctcaatttCTAggcaaggtttattgagatataaggatcgggtatgcgtgccaaatgatcaaagtattaagaagatgaTTATGGAAGAAGCGTacagcaccccatactcagttcacccagggtctaccaagatgactcatgacatcaaggcaatctattggtggccagggatgaagaaggacatagcggagtatgtatctatgtgtcttatatgccagcaagtgaaagcagagcatcagtggCCTgaaggtttattgcaaccgcttagcgtaccagaatggaagtgggacgatatagctatggacttcgtgactgGTTTGCCAaggacaaataagcagcatgattctgcttggatagtaatagatagactaaccaagtcggctcatttcttgcctgttaagacttcatacacggcagaacaatatgcagacatctacatccaagagatagtacggttgcatggaatccccaagacaatagtgtcagatagaggatcagtgtttacatcgagattttgggggattttacagcaagctatgggtactaagttaagtcttagtacagctttccatcctcagacagatgggcagtccgagcgtacgattcagattttagaagatatgctacgtgcgtgtatacttgatttcggaggatcatggaacaagtacttgccattgatagagttttcctacaacaatagctactagtcaacgattgggatggcaccttatgagtttctttatggaagaaggtgtcaatcaccgttgcactgggacgaggtaggagaaaggcagcttctagggctcaaagctgttagacaagctcaagaagcagtagcgcttattagacagcgtatgcttgctgctcaaagctgtaaaaaaagctatgcggatgccaagcgacgcgatgtggaattccaagttggagatcaagtcttcctgaagatatctcctatgaaaggtgtcaagcggtttgggaagaaaggcaagcttagtccccgatttataggtccttttgagatattggacaaagtgggaccagttgcgtatagactagccctaccgccagcactagccgatagtcacaacgtgttccacatctcgatgttatgcaaatatgtgtcagacccatctcacatcctcaagtacgatacattagcactccagaaagacttaagttacgaggaatgactggttagcatcctagatagggggatgaagcagttacggtccaagagctttcctatagtcaaagtcctatagagtaatagttctgaacgagaggcaacgtgggagttggaggaggacatgcaaggccggtatccggaattatttggtaagtaaatttcgaggacgaaattatttttagtaggggagaattgtagagtccaagaactttacttagcaagttagatagtagtattataatatTATCTTTttgactatggatttttggtttagaccgggatttatttggacactcatagtagtacttgtagattttctaagtttaacctatagtgtaggaatatttattttaacctaaggtttgattaatatgactgatattgaggataatatttattatactataaggtttagataagaaccaataggattttagcacatgttatgtatgggttattaatgattaagtattttgaggatttaatttattaagggtaaaatttgaatgctctaaggtcagtcagcagctttgaaaatgtttgagggcttagtcaaggctgtttactcaattcaaattaagctaaaaatgtgtaatttcgtgttcaaataatcagcgtatgccgatatatcgtagctatagggggcgatatatcgcagcacgatgatacgaaaaacccgaaacgatgcacgactgcctcgggcatactggcccaggcgatatatcgcctatagggggcgatatatcgcccctctcagcataatttgaaagtttttgaaatcgttttccattcaacccttcaacctcttgataagtccagcatctttttgaacgagtcttcagcctctgctgaacgataattcaaattattttcacttaaaaagccattatttttattcaagttaaatgaagatctcttcattcctaaactctataaataggacctagtacccagccattgtTAAtctttactctaagttcagaggctacacgttgctaggtgagtgtgagagtgtaaacacttgggttgggaaacataagcttgatcatcataagcttatcaaaacacttgggaagtaagattttatagtatttcggttcaaggtttagatcggtcttataagtcttcaaggtatccgaaactctagttcgtttctgtactttttctttaaaagttctcatagtcttctactcattctaaccttattcttattttggttaggaaatctaagttcttgagcaaaaggttttggtaagtatatttttaaaagtaaagttccttcatctctttcatctctttttcttcaatagactcaccctttcataaatggtttttaggagtgttccaaagtcccaactctgtcctcatatcccggtaattttggtaaggaaaatatgatagaatttatatgttatatgcttttttatatgttatcttatgtttttatgttatgaaatatgttatgtatgtttgtaggcttgggcatatgacccatatgactaacaagtcccaaatggattatgggcatatgacctgcttagctagtaggaccccattaagctaatgggcatatgacttgtttagtctatgggaccccaagtaataatggccattatagtatgtgtatgagataagtgttatgttatgtttttatgtttcttatgaaatttatgtatatgaactatgtgttagactTTCCTTGCtaggaattaggctcattcctttttgtttatatgtgcaggaaaatagtcttagtggcgggaaaggttcttggaagcttggagaatgtgtattgaggtcgaatggattcaagagccgagcgttacgattcgaggatgttgttttgtttttatggtttttacatgtatttttccgcacttgttatgtaatccctttttattttaaattatgttttgttttgtttttaaaacaatgggatcccatatgctaacctaaattttatgtaagtttaactcttatttttacaagtttcttaataaagttatggtattttcacttgtaagttttattaaggattagtatgtatagttttcattaatggtccaaaagtctagagtagttgggtcatttcAAAAGCATTGCCATAGCTTTAGACATTGATGGCCTTGATGTTGGTGATGTTTGAGTGCATAAAAGAGCTACTCTTATGAGTCTTCTCACTTCATCTTCATCAAATTCGGATAACTTTGAATCCACAAGATCAGCTCCATTGTTTTGTTCTTGTATGTGCCAAGCCTAGAGAAGCACAAATTAGTTAGAATTAGGCCTTGTTGTTGTGTTGTGAATCCATAGCCAAAACATATAGATTGAATAGTAAGGAATTATGTACCCATTCTATAAGATATATTTGTTCTTCTTCCAAATTAGGAGCAGAGTTCGGCCTGCCACTGATAGTCTCTAGCGCCACAACACCAAAAGCAAACACGTCAGCTTTCTCTGTAAGATGTCCGCGCATGGCATATTCTGGTGCAAGATAGCCATTGCATCATCATGATCATCCATGGTTATTTTTTGTTACATGATCATGCATAGAAGTAGGGTGACTAAATGTCTTCAATGATAAATTATCTTACATTGTTCCAGCAACATGAGTACTAATGTGAGTCTTTTTGTCATTATAAAGCTTGGTCAAACCAAAATCTGATATTTTAGGATTCAGATTAGAGTCTAGCAGAATGTTGCTTGCCTTCACATCTCTGTGGACGATTCTTAACCGTGactcttcatgaagataagctagACCTTTTTCTATACCTAAAGTGCTTGATCAAGACTCTTAATTCATACCAAAAACACCATGGGTGTTATTTTCATACCAAAAAGTATCATGAGTGTTATTTTCATACCAAAAAGTGCTTGATCAAGACTCTTGTTTTCCAGATACTCGTAAACAAGAAGTTGTTTGCCTCCCTCAATACAACATCCATGAAATTTAATCAAGTTTCAGTGTTGGACAACAGATATTGTGGCAATTTCAGCCACAATCTGGCTCTTTCCTTGATGAGAAGTCATAGATAGTTGCTACACAGCTATCACTCTTCCATCATCAAGTGATCCCTGTTGAGAATGGAGTTGATTTAATGGAATGAAAATAATGAATTTGACATAGTAACATATAGTGACAAACAGCCAAAAAAACTTTTCTACTTTGTCAAATTGTATGCTTAAAAAGTACTAACATTTCTTGTTCAAGTGTTATGAAAACTTTTGCAAACAAAATGAAAGTGATGAAAACAATGACTTACCTTATAGACAAGTCCAAATCCACCATCTCCTAACTTATTAGCAGAATCGAAATTGTTTGTCATGGTCTTTAGTTCAGCATAATTGAAAGTGAAAGATCTAACATCCATTCCCAAGAACCCTGAAAATGAAAAACAAGGCACTATATGTCATGGCTCTTGATGTTTATGTAGTAGATTATGATggttttctattctatttctgaaATTTATAGGATTATGCAACATGTTATAGTAGCATTTTTACCATCACTGTCAATCATTTGAGACTTCTTTCTTCTCTGAAAAAGTATAGAAGACCATGAAAATCATCAGAAAGCTTAAAATGACAACACCAACAAGAATCCCCACAATTAGACCAGTCCTGTTCTTTTTACTGCTTGGAGGCTTGTTACTAATAGTAAGTTCAAAATCTGTACAAAACTATAGTCAAAACTTGATACAAATCTATATACATGAGAGGAAAACAAGTACTTatcaaatttttgtttaattCCACATTACCTGCAGTAGAACTGATGGCTGAAATAGAAGGGTCATAAGTACCTTGCTTTGGTATGCAACAAGTCCCTTTCCCAGCCCAAAATAGATGAACTTCAAGGTAGTTTTCTGATACTTGAGCTGTGAATACTTTCTCCACAACGCGAAAAGAGACATGGCCTGCCTCTTTTCTGATATCAAAATTTTTCAAAACAAGACTTCCCTAGATTTGAAGAAGCATAAATGATTAGAAAAGACACTGCTAAAGCTTATTTGCAAAAATGTGATGTATATTTACCTGGATATGGATATCGAAAACACGTCTCCCAAGACTTTTCCATGAAAGAGGATCTAGAATAGTTGTCTCAGAAAAGAGGAGTTTGACTGTGTTGTTGCCATTTTCAAGTCCCATGCCATAATACCTCAATGATGAAGCAGAAAGCCTTGATGTTTGGAAAAATTTCATTGAAGGCACTTCAATCCTGAAAGAATACCACTGGAAAAAAAAAGACAAGCACAACTATTAATAGCACAGAAACCATGCAAAGAAAGAAGCATCAAGCATTAAAACCAACCTGTTGTTTGAGCTTTCAATTTTGAAGATGTTCCCAACTAAGTTGCTTCATATTAtccaaaacaaaagaaaattaattaaaattagtatCCATTTTAGCTTATTCATTGAATGAAAAGAAGAGTAGCAACAAAACTAGTAAACTACTAACCTATGGAAGTAAACAAAAGTATCAAGCTAGAGAGTTTTTTATCAAAAAAGAAAAATGTTTTTTGAGAATTAAAAGAAATACAGGTGTAGATCTGGTTTATTGACCTAAGAAGGAAAACTCCCTACTAAATTGTTGAAAGACACATCTCTGCAGGCATAACattacaacaacaacaacaacatcaatTATGAGTAGGGAAATTGAGTAACAATAATATAAACTAAGTACACATGAACTTTTGATTTTGTTTTAGGTGATCGATTAAATAAATGAAAGTCAGACCCCTGTAGTTCAAGTTAATTAGTAGGAACTTACATATTGAGAAGAGAATGAACTTTTTGTTTAGACAAGGTACCATTTATTTTGTTGTTCCCAAGAAACCTGATTAAGGAAAGCATAAACACTTACTTCAATAACCTTTAAGACTAGCTATTAAGGAGGTATGTGATACAACTAAATGGATATTTCATTTATTACAGCTTTGAGAGTGAACTCAAGTTGAAAAGAGAGTCTGGAATCTGTCCAAATAAGTTGTTGAAACTCAAATCCCAGGAAAAATAATAGAATGTTGTAATTAAAGGATAAAAGCTTTTAAAATACAACACGTGATGAAGTGTTCTATTGGAGTAAAAAGAATAGCTTAAAAAGTTAGCTCCATTGGTATAATCAAAACTTACAACTGAGTCAAGTTTTGGTATTCTCCAATATTTGGTGGAATTGAATCAgagatattgttattcctaagtACCCTGAAAGGTGTATTAACTATCATCTTCACTCTTTTTTTTTGGTCCACTGTTTAAAGGAACATAAGAAAAAGTTGAAGACTCCTCGGAGTGCTATACACAAAATCAACATGGGACAACCAAAAATCGAAGACTCGCAAGCTATACGAATACTAGAAGAAATCAACTGAATAAATATATAATTCTtgttatacataaataaataagaagTTATAGGACCAAATAAAAGCCAACCTCCAAGCATGAAATCTTGAACTCATGAGGAGCCCTTCTAATAATTAAGGGAAGAAAAAAAAGATGTCTTAGTCAAGGCACTATTAATAATAAGAAAAAGGAATGACAACCCAAAAGATATATAATTATAGAATGAGAACAAAATAGAGAGTTCATTAGAAATATGGAGGGAAAAATATGGCTTCATTTAAACTTGAATTACATAAACAACAAATGATTTATGCAAGGATTAAACATACACTTGATTTACAAGGCCTTCAATAATTGGTAAAAGGAGAAAAGATTCCTGAAACAACGACATCTAATCTGAGTACCAAGCTAAGATCCCTTCAGACTCTCTAATGCCTAATGGAATCTAGTTTTTATTGATAAAAAGGGTGATGATAGAGTGATGATGGAATAGGGAAACCAAGCTGTTGTTTTGGGTAATTATATTTATGATGTTTTGGGTAATTATATTTGACTTAGAACTCATGGAGGCATTATTAGATTATGCGTTTTTCCAATCACCACTCATAtgtataatgttttattattcaaaccctaaggtcggggacgtgaaaactacccttattcacaccccaggcgagatatctatcaatataatctaaccaattcaaacaaacacaatttatttgtaagaagataatacataattctagataaaatctgGCATCATTtctcatataaaagcttaactaaCCATCgatcaataccaagtaaaaaaattcaaacaacacacaataagttttcttccttatatcaccgcaacacacaaacaaattttccagaacctacttctctaagacacacaagttttcaaccttctgttatcaccgcagcacacaactttaatctcataacctacttctctacgaatgaatatttaagatattcaaactcctcgaacatttgtatgatattaataaaaaagttaagagaacatacttccgtacctcttgcaattaataatcaagttaattaactttgcaatacTCCTTGCTAATGCTTCTTGCTCACACTTGTTGAGTCATTTTCTCAAACTTGATACCTTATTGATAACATAGATTAGTCTATGCAAATTGAGCAAAAAACAGCAGAGTAAATATCATATGAGTATATATCTTCCTCTTCAAAAAGTTTTACTAAAGCATGTTTAAAATACAAATTCCAGCCAATAGAAGGGGACATAAGTTAACTTTATAAATCCTTGTCAATATTCAACAACATAATGATGATGTTTTAAACAACATCATGACTTGGCAGATTTTTTGCGCAACTGAAAAGAATCAATGAATATAAAAATATAGAACCAGTTTCCATTGTACATACTTAGAACTTAGAAGGATAAATTTAATGTGACATGACATTTATACAATTAACCAAAGATTAATAGTGATGGCCAGTCTCCACCTAGTGACCATCTAAAAGATACAAATCTGAAAACATAATAAATACCACGATTTGCAATTTCTGTATCTCAGCAGCCTGACCAGTGAATCTAACGAATAGAGTTTCACACTCTTTCACCTGATGAACAAAAGTCATCACAATCCCAGTGATAACATCCAATAATTTcaccaaatgaataacatgctcaCCTTCCTGTCAAGAATGCTATAAAGAGATTGCACATCAGCCCTCAAAGAATGAACATCTGAAGCAGTTTCTTTATGTTTTCACAATTGgtcttgcatgttttccatttcCACAGGAAAGGAAGACACCAAGGCTTTAAATTCTGCAATGATTTATTTTCTTCTTGAAATAATAATTCTTCCATTAGAATTAAAGAATAAAGAGAGACATTGGCTTGCAATAAAGCTTCAGGTTTCTTCTAACCAGGTTCTCTTTAATCATCTTCCACCTTTGTTTCAATCATCTTTCTTTCATCGTTCTGCTTCTGTATTTCTATCCTATGAtctgaaatctttgaattctcaaTTGCAGCAGATCTTCAAAGGAAATCAATGACATCACTTTTAACACTGAGTTCCCTTTCCTTTAAGACAAGAATATCCTTCTCAGCGTACAATCTCCAATGACAACATTATTGTTAGCATCAGAATGACATCATAGCAAAAAATGGCAGATAAAAGGCATAAATAAACTACCAACCAGTTACAACCTGAAGTTTCTCATACGAAGCCTGATACTCAATAACTTCAGGTTTTGATTCTTCAATTTGATCTCTCACTAAGAGGTAGGCTTGGGAAGAGGAAATACATGCTACATTCTTCACTTTGCTCTGTCCATTTGTGAGAAGAGTTAGCATTAGTGAAATGATATTTTAAAGTAATAAAACCAGCACATACAAAAGACTAGTTATACATTAAAGTGACCGGCAAATTAGATAACTGCTGCAATATATGTACTCTCTCTTCATGAAGACCTTTTATTTCTTTAAGCCGGCAAGAAGCATGATCCTGCAGAGTTCAAATCAGTTAGAATGGATTACCCTCTACGAAAGATTAATTTACAAAGGTAAGTGTTCAAAAGAAAGGTAATTACGCCACCATCAATTCTTTAAGAGCAGTCTCCATATCTTGTATATCTTTTACTTTATCTCTGACTTTGTCACTACTAATATGCTTGCTCCCTAAATTTAAGACAGGAAAGCCTGCCACTTTTGCGGCATCTCTATGAGCTTTGAGAATCGCTAGTTTGCAATTAATCTCTTCTAGTTCAGCAACTCTATTTTGTAACTCCCCTTCATAAAACCAATGCACTTAACATTAGCTTCACAGAACATTCAGTTATCCTCCAAAACAATGAAAACTATAAACAACTAAACAAAAATTCTCCATATTTCGGCAAGAGAAAACCAAACCTTCAACTTATTCCATTGTATCCATTTATGAAGAACTTTAAAATACAACAATGTTCACTTAAAATTACCTTTTGTTTCAACTTATCAAGTGACCACAAGATTCCCTAAATTGCTATAAATTATGATCATTCGAAAGTTCTAATGTATTACATGAAGGATTTGAAAAGGTTGAGGTTCCTATGAGTACCAATATGGATGCATAttcattaaaaagaaaaagataatatACTAATCTGGCACTTCATTTTTAGACCAAGTTACAAATACCAAATTGCTTCTCACAGATTGACTAACCAACACGAGTGGGTGCTGCCCCAACTTGAAACTAGAGTAGTAATATTTTTCTTCTCTTAGCTGCACAATAACAATGGACTCCTTGGGCCCAGATAAAGttatcagaggtaagaaaataaatttaactaTTTTCAGTACGAGACTAGTGAAGATGTACAAGTTACCTGATGCATTTCCCATGTGTTTAGTGTCTCTAAATCCAATTGTTACAGCAATGCAAAGGATCATGAGAATCCAATTGATCTCTGGAATATATATCTGACCATGAATCTTGTCAGAAGTGTGAACGACCTTGACTCTTGGGAAGCAACCAATTGACTGGCTTAGGTTTATGATAGAAAATGTTCCACTGATGATTGCTTGGCTTCCAACAACTGAAGCAAGAATAGCTACAACAAGAACTGGCCACCTTACGCATTCTGCATTCAAAATTTTTTATAGACATCATATCTTTCATAACGAGTACTTATACCAGTCACTATTCCCAACATaagtttgaaataataataatat
The genomic region above belongs to Humulus lupulus chromosome 1, drHumLupu1.1, whole genome shotgun sequence and contains:
- the LOC133817850 gene encoding uncharacterized protein LOC133817850, coding for MCYYMQLMNPCAFAGSEAMLADLGHFSYAAIQIAFTFLVYPALILAYMGQAAYLSHHHHSKHSINFYVSVPECVRWPVLVVAILASVVGSQAIISGTFSIINLSQSIGCFPRVKVVHTSDKIHGQIYIPEINWILMILCIAVTIGFRDTKHMGNASGNLYIFTSLVLKIVKFIFLPLITLSGPKESIVIVQLREEKYYYSSFKLGQHPLVLVSQSVRSNLQFRESCGELQNRVAELEEINCKLAILKAHRDAAKVAGFPVLNLGSKHISSDKVRDKVKDIQDMETALKELMDHASCRLKEIKGLHEERVHILQQLSNLPSKVKNVACISSSQAYLLVRDQIEESKPEVIEYQASYEKLQVVTDVHSLRADVQSLYSILDRKVKECETLFVRFTGQAAEIQKLQIVLRKKSAKS